In the genome of Sebastes umbrosus isolate fSebUmb1 chromosome 14, fSebUmb1.pri, whole genome shotgun sequence, one region contains:
- the LOC119502236 gene encoding cytosolic phospholipase A2 gamma-like → MQTGNTSFAASVIWLVISVGLSKAVDNMERNTATSERAVRQSQSLCAGEQQYVHERKQVVLESLGSLGINCTADSVPHIALLASGGGQRAAVALVGSLYQMEKEGLLDTLLYMGGVSGSTWSMSSIYSDPQWSTNMDTAVSRLSGPGVELKEALAWLDERAKEEHFSLTDIWGVLTSAGIMKQMDLRRLSDEASRNATNPYPIYCAIEKHCFSHGPIEAKWFEVSPHEAGFTELGVFINTSLLGSKFQSGELLEQKPEMDMVKLQGVLGCALAHEETIRDFIPPWLNVPGQIDSAAEEYLRINYAIDALVALTRSIIKDPAALSELDKLQKILNDEVNLNKSALLESKSAEERKSLFQQWSRELLAAVETWSQSLEDGDFKTHVSLLTKQVLPMIMKWEWGTTTNFLYQYQDSTVPTCLRSQESFHLVDAGLLINVAYPSFLGDKRDIDLIIAPEYSAGNLFETLTLTRAYAAAVKKPFPEINDTILEEKDWPKDCYVFEGKEKEPTVVYMPLFNRRNCKDAAEVKAKMEEFSTFQLPFSQDKIEFVLETAKVNMKNNKETLLREINKAALRRHDKRTSVLS, encoded by the exons ATGCAGACTGGAAACACAAGTTTTGCAGCCTCAGTGATTTGGCTTGTGATTTCAGTGGGTCTGTCAAAAGCAGTGGACAACATGGAGAGGAATACAGCCACTTCTGAG AGAGCCGTCCGTCAGTCCCAGTCTCTGTGTGCTGGTGAGCAGCAGTACGTTCACGAGAGGAAACAAGTAGTTCTGGAGTCACTCGGCAGCCTGGGGATCAACTGCACTGCT GATTCGGTTCCCCACATCGCTCTGCTGGCATCAGGTGGTGGTCAGAGGGCAGCTGTGGCTCTGGTGGGTTCCCTCTATCAGATGGAGAAGGAAGGCCTGTTGGACACTCTGCTCTACATGGGAGGAGTTTCTGGGTCAACGTG GTCCATGTCCTCCATCTACAGTGACCCACAGTGGAGCACCAACATGGACACAGCAGTGTCCAGGCTGTCAGGTCCTGGGGTCGAGTTGAAGGAGGCTCTGGCCTGGCTAGATGAGAGGGCAAAGGAGGAGCATTTCTCGCTCACTGATATCTGGGGGGTGTTGACTTCTGCTGGGATCATGAAACAG ATGGACCTACGGCGTCTTTCAGATGAGGCCAGCAGAAATGCCACCAACCCTTACCCCATCTACTGCGCCATAGAGAAGCACTGCTTCTCACACGGGCCTATAGAAG cGAAATGGTTCGAGGTGAGCCCTCACGAGGCTGGTTTCACAGAGTTGGGTGTCTTCATCAATACTTCTCTCCTGGGCAGCAAATTCCAGAGTGGAGAGCTACTGGAGCAGAAGCCAGAGATGGACATGGTCAAACTACAag GTGTTCTAGGATGTGCGTTGGCTCATGAGGAGACAATCAGAGATTTCATCCCTCCCTGGCTGAATG tGCCTGGACAGATAGACAGCGCTGCTGAAGAGTACCTGCGTATAAACTATGCCATCGATGCGCTAGTAGCCCTGACCAGAAGCATCATTAAGGATCCTGCTGCTCTGTCTGAGCTGGACAAGCTGCAGAAAATACTAAATG ACGAGGTAAATCTGAATAAGTCAGCGTTGCTGGAGTCAAAGAGTGCGGAGGAAAGGAAAAGTCTTTTTCAGCAGTGGAGTCGGGAGCTGCTGGCGGCAGTAGAGACCTGGAGCCAGTCTCTGGAGGACGGAGATTTCAAAACACACG TTTCTCTGCTTACTAAGCAAGTCCTTCCCATGATTATGAAATGGGAGTGGGGAACTACCACAAACTTCCTCTACCAATACCAAG ATTCCACGGTTCCTACTTGCCTTCGCTCGCAAGAAAGTTTCCACCTGGTAGACGCCGGGCTGCTGATTAACGTAGCCTACCCTTCATTTCTGGGAGACAAGAGAGACATTGACCTCATCATCGCACCAGAGTACAGCGCTGGAAACCTGTTTGAG ACTCTGACTCTGACCAGAGCATATGCAGCGGCAGTGAAGAAGCCTTTCCCCGAGATAAACGACACAATCCTGGAGGAGAAAGACTGGCCGAAGGACTGCTATGTGTTTGAGGGAAAAGAGAAGGAGCCCACCGTCGTTTACATGCCGCTATTCAACAGACGCAACTGTAAAG ATGCAGCAGAGGTCAAAGCAAAAATGGAGGAATTTTCCACCTTCCAGCTTCCCTTCAGCCAGGACAAGATCGAGTTTGTGTTGGAGACGGCGAAAGTCAACATGAAGAACAACAAGGAAACTCTGCTGAGGGAGATTAACAAGGCCGCTCTCCGCCGACACGACAAGAG GACGTCTGTGCTGTCCTAG